In one window of Skermanella rosea DNA:
- a CDS encoding VOC family protein — protein MAAPAIGPISGIDHTLVGVRDLEAARATWRHLGFTVTPRGRHIGWGTGNYCIMFPGDYVELLGIVDPGQFLNRLDTLLETRGEGFLGLAFSAPDPDAVHLAHPDVTGPPKDLGRLLELPEGTVTPRFSLVHFKPEATPGLSAFCCTHLTPGLLRRPDWLDHANGAIGLEGVTVPAEDPAALAPAYEALFGPASLHAGRGRLDIRAGTHDLRFVAPDRLARRYPGLEPAPVMTVLCRDLAETGAYLGGQGIATAEAPGARIVVPPDQANGVILEFAVS, from the coding sequence ATGGCCGCCCCGGCGATCGGCCCGATCTCGGGCATCGACCATACCCTGGTGGGCGTCCGCGACCTGGAGGCCGCGCGCGCAACATGGCGGCACCTCGGCTTCACCGTGACCCCGCGCGGCCGCCATATCGGCTGGGGGACCGGCAACTACTGCATCATGTTCCCGGGCGACTATGTCGAGCTGCTCGGCATCGTCGATCCCGGCCAATTCCTGAACCGACTGGACACCCTGCTGGAGACGCGGGGCGAAGGGTTCCTCGGGCTCGCCTTTTCGGCCCCGGACCCGGACGCCGTCCACCTGGCCCACCCCGACGTCACCGGACCGCCGAAGGACCTCGGCCGTTTGCTGGAACTGCCCGAGGGGACGGTAACGCCGCGCTTCTCGCTGGTCCATTTCAAGCCCGAGGCGACGCCCGGCCTGTCGGCCTTCTGCTGCACGCACCTGACGCCCGGCCTGCTGCGCCGTCCGGATTGGCTCGACCACGCCAACGGCGCCATCGGCCTGGAAGGGGTCACCGTCCCGGCGGAGGATCCCGCAGCGCTGGCACCCGCCTACGAGGCCCTGTTCGGCCCGGCGTCGCTTCATGCCGGCAGGGGCCGCCTCGACATCCGCGCGGGGACCCATGACCTGCGCTTCGTCGCCCCGGACCGTCTCGCCCGCCGCTACCCCGGCCTGGAGCCCGCGCCGGTGATGACGGTGCTCTGCCGCGACCTGGCGGAGACCGGCGCCTACCTGGGCGGCCAGGGGATTGCGACGGCGGAAGCTCCGGGTGCGCGCATCGTCGTGCCGCCGGACCAGGCCAACGGCGTCATCCTGGAGTTCGCCGTGTCTTGA
- a CDS encoding putative bifunctional diguanylate cyclase/phosphodiesterase, protein MAAGLEALVARPRNPASEGTGHAILKRPAAPPAEPEVVAVNSRFMHLLGATADEIVGRPLGELAARSARPEDVARLAEVLAANEIATVILNLAAGPVALIIQPISVTGDGPASHILVTEDTGPSDGQISLVIDHLLAAVFIVDVQPDGSFRYAMLNRRHEEQTGLIAADVIGRSPAEVLPPDDAASVLAHYRTCVKRRLPTTFQEVLHLPTGRRHWETRLVPITGGVAGSRVTRLFGSSIDISERVVAEQALRDSEQRFRSIFEHAGVGIGYAAVDGRIIDVNRTLENMLGYGRDELIDKSFKQFVHIDEISHVTGRFQELLSGRRATFQTERRFQRRDGTALWARTTASLVRDPLGRPKYIIGLFEDVTETRRARERIHYLASFDQVTGLPNLSLFSERVAAALEQSESAGRVAALLAISFDRLDPIRFAHSRSAAEHLMRRLVDRLRRALGPGDLVGRIGDDLFAVLLPDLADHEEALATVKSIIATFGTPIEADGQDFLLPPMIGVSLFPADATGPDELVRMAGAALQRARDLGTSRYELYSPDMETHAARQLSLESRLRRAIDADQFELLYQPKIEVETLKLTGFEALVRWRGEDGALISPGEFIPAAEETGLIIPLGELVLRDACRQMAEWRREGVVDVPVSVNLSGRQVSDPLLSRKALAILRDSGLPASHLKLELTETALFRSTPGIRDALLELHAAGVRFMLDDFGTGYSSLSYLKRFPIEAIKIDKSFVQSMVEDPDAASIVNAIINMAHALKMRVVAEGVETHEQLIFLRAYRCDRMQGFLFAPPTPVADIPALVRRLAV, encoded by the coding sequence ATGGCCGCTGGTCTGGAAGCGCTGGTCGCGCGTCCGCGCAACCCGGCGTCCGAAGGAACCGGTCACGCGATCCTGAAGAGGCCGGCGGCGCCCCCGGCGGAGCCCGAGGTCGTCGCGGTGAACAGCCGCTTCATGCACTTGCTGGGTGCCACCGCGGACGAGATCGTCGGGCGCCCGCTGGGCGAGCTGGCCGCCCGGTCGGCCCGCCCGGAGGATGTCGCCCGTCTCGCCGAGGTGCTGGCCGCCAACGAGATCGCGACGGTCATCCTCAACCTGGCCGCCGGCCCCGTCGCGCTGATCATCCAGCCGATCAGTGTGACCGGAGACGGCCCGGCCTCGCACATCCTGGTCACCGAGGATACCGGCCCGAGCGACGGCCAGATCAGCCTGGTCATCGACCACCTGCTGGCCGCCGTCTTCATCGTCGACGTCCAGCCGGACGGCAGCTTCCGCTATGCGATGCTGAACCGCCGCCACGAGGAGCAGACCGGCCTGATCGCAGCCGACGTGATCGGCCGCAGCCCGGCGGAGGTCCTGCCGCCGGACGACGCCGCGAGCGTCCTCGCCCATTACCGGACCTGCGTCAAGCGCCGGCTGCCGACCACCTTTCAGGAGGTGCTTCACCTGCCGACCGGCCGCCGCCACTGGGAAACCCGGCTGGTGCCGATCACCGGAGGGGTCGCGGGTTCGCGGGTCACCCGCCTGTTCGGATCGAGCATCGACATATCGGAACGGGTGGTGGCCGAGCAGGCGCTGCGCGACAGCGAGCAACGATTCCGCTCGATCTTCGAGCATGCCGGGGTCGGCATCGGCTACGCCGCCGTGGACGGCAGGATCATCGACGTGAACCGCACCCTGGAGAACATGCTGGGCTACGGGCGCGACGAGCTGATCGACAAGTCCTTCAAGCAATTCGTCCATATCGACGAGATCTCCCACGTCACCGGCCGCTTCCAGGAGCTGCTGAGCGGCCGCCGGGCCACGTTCCAGACCGAACGCCGGTTCCAGCGCCGCGACGGGACCGCCCTGTGGGCGCGCACCACGGCGTCGCTGGTGCGCGATCCGCTGGGCCGGCCGAAATACATCATCGGGCTGTTCGAGGACGTGACGGAAACCCGCCGCGCCCGCGAGCGCATCCATTACCTCGCCTCCTTCGACCAGGTCACCGGGCTGCCCAACCTGTCGCTGTTCAGCGAGCGGGTCGCCGCGGCGCTGGAGCAGTCGGAATCCGCCGGCCGGGTCGCCGCCCTGCTGGCGATCAGCTTCGACCGGCTCGACCCGATCCGGTTCGCGCACAGCCGCAGCGCCGCGGAACACCTGATGCGGCGTCTGGTGGACCGGCTGCGCCGGGCGCTCGGCCCGGGCGACCTGGTCGGCCGGATCGGCGACGACCTGTTCGCCGTGCTGCTGCCCGACTTGGCGGACCATGAGGAGGCGCTGGCGACGGTCAAGAGCATCATCGCCACCTTCGGCACGCCGATCGAGGCCGACGGGCAGGATTTCCTGCTGCCGCCGATGATCGGCGTCAGCCTGTTCCCGGCCGACGCCACCGGACCGGACGAGCTGGTCCGGATGGCGGGGGCCGCCCTGCAGCGCGCCCGCGACCTCGGCACCTCGCGGTACGAGCTGTACTCTCCCGACATGGAGACCCACGCGGCCCGCCAGCTCTCATTGGAGAGCCGGCTGCGCCGCGCGATCGACGCCGACCAGTTCGAGCTGCTGTACCAGCCCAAGATCGAGGTCGAGACGCTGAAGCTGACCGGCTTCGAGGCGCTGGTCCGCTGGCGGGGCGAGGACGGTGCCCTGATTTCCCCCGGCGAGTTCATTCCGGCTGCGGAAGAAACCGGCCTCATCATCCCGCTGGGCGAGCTGGTGCTGCGCGACGCCTGCCGCCAGATGGCGGAGTGGCGGCGCGAGGGGGTGGTCGACGTGCCGGTCTCCGTCAACCTGTCGGGCCGCCAGGTCAGCGACCCGCTCCTGAGCCGGAAGGCGCTGGCGATCCTGAGGGACTCCGGCCTGCCGGCATCGCACCTGAAGCTGGAATTGACGGAGACGGCGCTGTTCCGCAGCACGCCGGGGATTCGCGACGCGCTGCTCGAACTCCACGCGGCCGGCGTCCGCTTCATGCTGGATGATTTCGGAACCGGATATTCCTCGCTCAGCTACCTGAAGCGCTTCCCGATCGAAGCGATCAAGATCGACAAGAGCTTCGTCCAGAGCATGGTCGAGGATCCCGACGCCGCCTCCATCGTGAACGCGATCATCAACATGGCCCATGCCCTGAAGATGCGGGTGGTCGCCGAAGGGGTCGAGACCCACGAGCAGCTGATCTTCCTCAGGGCCTACCGCTGCGACCGAATGCAGGGCTTCCTGTTCGCGCCGCCGACGCCGGTCGCCGACATCCCGGCGCTGGTGCGCCGGCTGGCGGTCTAG
- the ychF gene encoding redox-regulated ATPase YchF: protein MGFNCGIVGLPNVGKSTLFNALTATQAAEAANFPFCTKEPNVGRVGVPDPRLDKIAAIAKSAKIIPTQLEFVDIAGLIRGASKGEGLGNQFLGNIREVDAIVHVLRCFEDDDITHVEGGIDPIRDAETVETELMLADMDGLERRLTATQKKAKGGDKEAKATADMMERALAVLQAGKPARTLEVSADEQPLFKSLLLLTGKPVVYVCNVEEASAATGNALSAKVAEMAKAQGAASVVVSAAIESEVAQLADAAEKAEFLETLGLEEPGLNRVIRAGYALLDLITFFTVGPKEARAWTVRRNAKAPEAAGAIHSDFERGFIRAETIDYNSFVTLGGEQAAKEAGKMRQEGKEYVVQDGDIFHFRFNV, encoded by the coding sequence ATGGGTTTCAACTGCGGCATCGTCGGCCTGCCGAATGTGGGCAAGTCCACTCTGTTCAACGCGCTGACCGCCACCCAGGCGGCCGAAGCGGCCAACTTCCCGTTCTGCACCAAGGAGCCGAACGTCGGCCGCGTCGGCGTGCCCGACCCCAGGCTGGACAAGATCGCCGCCATCGCGAAGTCGGCGAAGATCATCCCGACCCAGCTCGAATTCGTCGACATCGCCGGCCTGATCCGGGGCGCGAGCAAGGGCGAAGGGCTGGGCAACCAGTTCCTGGGCAACATCCGCGAGGTCGATGCCATCGTCCATGTGCTGCGCTGCTTCGAGGACGACGACATCACCCATGTCGAGGGCGGCATCGACCCGATCCGCGACGCCGAGACCGTCGAGACCGAGCTGATGCTGGCCGACATGGACGGCCTGGAGCGCCGGCTGACCGCCACCCAGAAGAAGGCCAAGGGCGGCGACAAGGAAGCCAAGGCGACCGCCGACATGATGGAGCGCGCGCTGGCGGTCCTCCAGGCCGGCAAGCCCGCCCGGACGCTGGAGGTGTCCGCGGACGAACAGCCGCTGTTCAAGTCGCTGCTGCTGCTGACCGGGAAGCCTGTCGTCTATGTCTGCAATGTCGAGGAAGCCTCGGCCGCGACCGGCAACGCCCTGTCGGCCAAGGTCGCCGAAATGGCGAAGGCGCAGGGCGCGGCCAGCGTCGTCGTCTCCGCGGCGATCGAGTCGGAGGTGGCCCAACTCGCCGACGCGGCGGAAAAGGCGGAATTCCTGGAGACCCTGGGGCTGGAAGAGCCGGGGCTGAACCGGGTGATTCGCGCCGGGTATGCCCTGCTCGACCTGATCACCTTCTTCACGGTGGGTCCCAAGGAGGCACGGGCCTGGACGGTGCGACGCAACGCGAAGGCTCCCGAGGCCGCCGGCGCGATCCACAGCGACTTCGAACGGGGATTCATCCGGGCGGAGACGATCGATTATAACAGCTTTGTCACACTGGGCGGCGAACAGGCTGCAAAAGAAGCGGGAAAGATGCGGCAGGAAGGCAAAGAGTATGTCGTTCAGGACGGCGACATCTTCCATTTCCGCTTTAACGTGTGA
- the pth gene encoding aminoacyl-tRNA hydrolase, which yields MLLLVGLGNPGSEYARNRHNIGFMAVDEIVRRHGFGPWRRRFQGQSCDGSVDAEKVLALKPHTFMNLSGQSVGEAMRFFKLAPPQVIVIHDDLDLAPGKVRVKQGGGHGGHNGLRSIDDHIGKDYWRIRLGIGHPGHKDQVHGYVLHDFSKTEQSWLEPLLDTVSREFPLMVAGQPEKFASRVALGA from the coding sequence ATGCTGCTGCTGGTGGGTCTGGGCAATCCAGGATCGGAATATGCCCGCAACCGGCACAATATCGGCTTCATGGCGGTGGACGAGATCGTCCGCCGCCATGGCTTCGGCCCCTGGCGCAGGCGCTTCCAGGGCCAGAGCTGCGACGGCTCGGTCGATGCGGAGAAGGTGCTGGCGTTGAAGCCGCACACCTTCATGAATCTTTCCGGCCAGTCCGTCGGCGAGGCGATGCGGTTCTTCAAGCTCGCCCCGCCCCAGGTGATCGTGATCCACGACGACCTCGACCTCGCCCCCGGGAAAGTCAGGGTGAAGCAGGGCGGCGGCCATGGCGGCCATAACGGCCTGCGCTCGATCGACGACCATATCGGCAAGGATTACTGGCGCATCCGGCTCGGCATCGGGCATCCCGGCCACAAGGACCAGGTCCACGGCTATGTCCTGCATGATTTCAGCAAGACCGAGCAATCCTGGCTGGAACCGCTGCTCGACACGGTCTCGCGGGAGTTTCCGCTGATGGTCGCGGGGCAGCCCGAGAAGTTCGCCAGCCGCGTCGCGCTGGGCGCCTGA
- a CDS encoding 50S ribosomal protein L25/general stress protein Ctc → MSEATVLAAEARDRAGKGVARQTRRAGRIPAVIYGNKEKPVMISLDRLKFDRILRTPGFFTHLFDVKVGDASYHVLPRDVQFDPVTDTPIHVDFLRVSGEARITVEVPVEFVNQEKSPGLKRGGMLNIVRHAIEVECGAEEIPEHITVDLTGFDLGDSIHISAVTLPAGVKPTITDRDFTVATIAAPSAVKSEAAGEEPEAQE, encoded by the coding sequence ATGTCCGAAGCTACAGTTCTCGCCGCCGAGGCGCGCGACCGGGCCGGCAAGGGGGTTGCCCGTCAGACGCGCCGCGCAGGCCGGATCCCCGCCGTGATCTACGGCAACAAGGAAAAGCCGGTGATGATCTCGCTGGACCGGTTGAAGTTCGACCGCATCCTGCGCACCCCGGGCTTCTTCACGCATCTGTTCGACGTCAAGGTCGGCGACGCGTCCTACCATGTGCTCCCGCGCGACGTGCAGTTCGACCCGGTCACCGACACGCCGATCCATGTCGACTTCCTGCGCGTCAGCGGGGAAGCCAGGATCACCGTCGAAGTCCCGGTCGAGTTCGTCAACCAGGAGAAGTCGCCGGGCCTGAAGCGCGGCGGCATGCTGAACATCGTCCGCCACGCGATCGAGGTCGAGTGCGGCGCCGAGGAGATCCCGGAGCACATCACCGTGGACCTGACCGGTTTCGACCTTGGCGATTCGATCCACATCAGCGCGGTCACGCTGCCGGCCGGCGTCAAGCCGACCATCACCGACCGCGACTTCACGGTCGCGACCATCGCCGCCCCGTCGGCGGTGAAGTCCGAAGCCGCCGGCGAGGAGCCGGAGGCGCAGGAGTAA
- a CDS encoding ribose-phosphate pyrophosphokinase, which yields MKVIAGNSNRPLAEAISAALNVPLTKASIRRFSDMEVFVEILENVRGEDVFVIQSTSYPANDNLMELLVTIDALRRGSARRITAVLPYYGYARQDRKTGPRTPISAKLVANLITMAGANRVLTLDLHAGQIQGFFDIPLDNLEGAPVFVRHIQETTKHGEQLVIVSPDVGGVVRARAIAKRLDADLAIIDKRRERAGVSEVMNIIGEVEGRRCILVDDIVDSGGTLCNAAAALMKEGAKSVSAYVTHGVLSGGAVARVSSSPLEMLVTTDSIQATEAVRVSRNVRQLTIAPLIAEAITRISEERSVSSLFN from the coding sequence ATGAAAGTCATTGCCGGCAACAGCAACCGGCCGCTGGCCGAAGCGATCTCGGCCGCACTCAACGTGCCGTTGACCAAGGCCAGCATTCGCCGTTTCTCGGACATGGAAGTGTTCGTCGAGATCCTGGAGAACGTCCGCGGCGAGGACGTGTTCGTCATCCAGTCGACTTCGTACCCCGCCAACGACAACCTGATGGAGCTGCTGGTCACCATCGATGCGCTGCGCCGCGGATCCGCGCGCCGCATCACGGCCGTGCTGCCTTATTACGGCTATGCCCGCCAGGACCGCAAGACGGGTCCGCGGACGCCGATCTCGGCCAAGCTGGTGGCCAACCTGATCACCATGGCCGGGGCCAACCGCGTGCTGACGCTGGACCTGCACGCCGGCCAGATCCAGGGCTTCTTCGACATCCCGCTGGACAACCTGGAGGGTGCGCCGGTCTTCGTCCGCCACATCCAGGAGACCACCAAGCACGGCGAGCAGCTTGTCATCGTGTCGCCGGACGTCGGTGGCGTGGTGCGCGCTCGCGCCATCGCCAAGCGGCTCGACGCCGACCTGGCGATCATCGACAAGCGCCGCGAGCGGGCCGGCGTGTCCGAGGTGATGAACATCATCGGCGAGGTCGAGGGACGGCGCTGCATCCTGGTGGACGACATCGTCGACAGCGGCGGCACCCTGTGCAACGCCGCCGCCGCCCTGATGAAGGAAGGCGCGAAGTCGGTCAGCGCCTATGTCACCCACGGCGTGCTGTCCGGCGGCGCCGTCGCCCGCGTGTCGTCGTCGCCGCTGGAGATGCTGGTGACCACCGACAGCATCCAGGCGACCGAGGCCGTGCGCGTGTCGCGCAACGTGCGCCAGCTCACCATCGCCCCGCTCATCGCGGAGGCGATCACCCGGATCAGCGAGGAACGGTCGGTTTCCAGCCTGTTCAACTGA
- the pgeF gene encoding peptidoglycan editing factor PgeF, producing the protein MITLGALNDIPAIRHGFFTKRGGVSTGIYASLNCGLGSNDDPRHVAENRRRCAAAFDLEPDRLVTLYQVHSPDVVTVERPWRPGETPPRADAMVTATPGVALGILTADCVPVLFADAEAGVIGAAHAGWKGAKAGVIEATIGAMKALGARPERIVAAIGPCIAQRSYEVGPEFPAPFLDEDAANGDFFAPARRAGHFMFDVGGYVARRLGRSGVAALQRCPNDTVAEEDRFFSYRRATLRGEADYGRGISVIVRQS; encoded by the coding sequence GTGATCACACTCGGCGCGCTGAACGACATTCCGGCCATCCGGCACGGCTTCTTCACCAAGCGGGGAGGCGTCAGCACGGGCATCTACGCTTCCCTGAACTGCGGGCTCGGATCGAACGACGACCCCCGCCACGTCGCCGAGAACCGGCGCCGATGCGCCGCGGCGTTCGACCTGGAGCCCGACCGGCTGGTCACGCTCTACCAGGTCCACAGCCCCGACGTGGTGACGGTGGAACGGCCCTGGCGGCCCGGCGAGACGCCGCCCCGCGCCGATGCCATGGTGACCGCGACCCCGGGCGTGGCGCTCGGCATCCTGACCGCCGACTGCGTCCCGGTCCTGTTCGCCGACGCCGAGGCCGGCGTGATCGGGGCCGCGCATGCCGGGTGGAAGGGCGCCAAGGCCGGCGTGATCGAGGCGACGATCGGCGCCATGAAGGCCCTGGGTGCCCGTCCCGAACGCATCGTGGCGGCCATCGGCCCCTGCATCGCCCAGCGCTCCTACGAGGTCGGGCCGGAGTTCCCGGCGCCGTTCCTCGACGAGGACGCGGCGAACGGCGATTTCTTCGCGCCGGCGCGCCGGGCCGGGCACTTCATGTTCGACGTCGGCGGCTATGTCGCGCGCCGGCTCGGCCGCAGCGGCGTCGCGGCGCTCCAGCGCTGCCCGAACGACACGGTGGCCGAGGAGGACCGCTTCTTCAGCTATCGCCGGGCGACCCTGCGCGGCGAGGCGGACTACGGCCGCGGCATCTCGGTCATCGTCCGGCAGTCCTGA
- a CDS encoding class I SAM-dependent methyltransferase, which yields MDDGGLAGHLRRRIAVEGPISVAAFMGDALGHPQHGYYITADRFGAAGDFVTAPEISQMFGELIGLWCAHTWSAMGAPDQVNLVELGPGRGTLMRDALRAAAMVPQFRHAARVHLVETSPVLRERQRELLAPALGERPPRWHDALAGVPDGPLLVIANEFFDALPIRQFEKTAHGWTERMVDFDEAEGCFRFVLDRRPGPVEALIPAAIREAPPGSVFEACPAAMAVAHELGVRLAASGGAALIVDYGHPVSAAGETLQAVRRHAFVPVLEAPGTADLTAHVDFGMLADAARSGGARTWGPTTQGAFLAALGIRERAGQLRRRATPEQAADIDSAVHRLIDGSEMGTLFKVLALTDPRQEGAAGI from the coding sequence ATGGATGACGGCGGCCTGGCCGGGCACCTGAGGCGGCGTATCGCCGTGGAGGGGCCGATCTCCGTGGCGGCCTTCATGGGCGACGCCCTGGGGCACCCGCAGCACGGCTACTACATCACCGCCGACCGGTTCGGCGCCGCCGGCGACTTCGTGACGGCGCCGGAGATCAGCCAGATGTTCGGGGAGCTGATCGGCCTGTGGTGCGCCCATACCTGGTCGGCGATGGGCGCGCCCGACCAGGTCAACCTGGTGGAGTTGGGACCCGGGCGCGGCACCCTGATGCGCGACGCCCTGCGGGCCGCCGCCATGGTGCCGCAGTTCCGCCACGCCGCCCGGGTCCATCTGGTCGAGACCAGCCCGGTCCTGCGCGAACGGCAGCGCGAGCTGCTGGCGCCGGCCCTGGGGGAGCGCCCTCCCCGCTGGCACGACGCGCTGGCCGGGGTGCCGGACGGCCCGCTGCTGGTGATCGCCAACGAGTTCTTCGACGCCCTGCCGATCCGGCAGTTCGAGAAGACCGCGCACGGCTGGACCGAGCGGATGGTCGATTTCGACGAGGCGGAGGGCTGCTTCCGCTTCGTGCTCGACCGCCGGCCGGGACCCGTCGAGGCGCTGATCCCGGCCGCCATACGGGAGGCGCCGCCGGGCAGCGTGTTCGAGGCGTGCCCCGCCGCGATGGCGGTCGCGCACGAGCTGGGCGTCCGGCTGGCGGCGTCGGGCGGGGCCGCCCTGATCGTCGATTACGGCCATCCGGTCTCCGCGGCCGGCGAGACGCTCCAGGCGGTGCGGCGCCACGCCTTCGTGCCGGTGCTGGAGGCGCCCGGGACGGCCGACCTGACGGCCCACGTGGATTTCGGGATGCTGGCCGACGCGGCCCGGTCCGGCGGCGCCCGGACCTGGGGGCCGACCACGCAGGGCGCCTTCCTGGCCGCCCTGGGTATCCGGGAGCGCGCCGGCCAGCTGCGCCGGCGGGCGACGCCGGAGCAGGCGGCGGACATCGATTCGGCCGTCCATCGCTTGATCGACGGTTCAGAGATGGGCACACTGTTCAAGGTCCTTGCCCTCACCGATCCCCGGCAGGAGGGTGCCGCGGGGATCTGA
- the lgt gene encoding prolipoprotein diacylglyceryl transferase — translation MLAILFPAIDPVAIQIGPIAIRWYALAYLVGFVAGWRYCIHLARKDDRPPTAVDFDDFLTWAVIGVILGGRIGYVLFYNTGYYLSNPLEALAVWHGGMSFHGGLLGVMAAILLFSRRRGFSPLALGDLIACAAPIGLFFGRIANFVNAELWGRVADVPWAVIFPGERAGGLPRHPSQLYEAVLEGLVLFTVLAVLARRPSVRSRPGLLAGIFFIGYGLSRIFAEYFREPDPQLGFLLGGHATMGQILSVPMVLFGLALVVHARRKGRTDARRTAGRADARDG, via the coding sequence ATGCTTGCCATCCTGTTCCCCGCCATCGACCCGGTCGCGATCCAGATCGGCCCCATCGCGATCCGCTGGTACGCCCTGGCCTACCTGGTCGGCTTCGTCGCCGGGTGGCGCTACTGCATCCATCTGGCGCGCAAGGACGACCGGCCGCCGACCGCGGTCGACTTCGACGATTTCCTGACCTGGGCGGTGATCGGCGTGATCCTGGGCGGTCGGATCGGCTACGTGCTTTTCTACAATACCGGGTACTACCTGAGCAATCCGCTGGAGGCGCTGGCGGTCTGGCACGGCGGCATGTCGTTCCACGGCGGCCTGCTGGGAGTGATGGCGGCGATCCTGCTGTTCTCGCGCCGGCGGGGCTTCTCGCCGCTGGCGCTGGGCGACCTGATCGCCTGCGCCGCGCCCATCGGCCTGTTCTTCGGGCGCATCGCCAACTTCGTCAATGCCGAGCTGTGGGGCCGCGTGGCCGACGTGCCCTGGGCGGTGATCTTCCCGGGGGAACGGGCCGGCGGCCTGCCCCGTCATCCCAGCCAGCTCTACGAGGCGGTGCTGGAGGGGCTGGTGCTGTTCACCGTGCTGGCCGTGCTGGCGCGGCGCCCGTCGGTCAGGTCCCGGCCCGGGCTGCTGGCCGGAATCTTCTTCATCGGCTACGGCCTGTCGCGGATCTTCGCCGAGTATTTCCGGGAGCCAGACCCGCAGCTGGGCTTCCTGCTGGGCGGCCACGCCACCATGGGCCAGATCCTGTCCGTCCCCATGGTGCTGTTCGGGCTGGCGCTGGTGGTCCATGCCCGGCGCAAGGGCCGGACGGACGCCCGGCGGACGGCCGGCCGGGCGGATGCGCGGGATGGATGA
- a CDS encoding accessory factor UbiK family protein, with protein sequence MQVDNKLLDDLARVAGGAVGALTGLRGEVEAQVRQQFERILSRMDLVSREEFEAAREMAVKARSEQEDLADRVTALEALVATLLAERELAHETAAPKRPAGGHAAKPAADEAGELRPGSASGGA encoded by the coding sequence ATGCAGGTCGATAACAAGCTTCTCGACGATCTGGCCCGGGTGGCGGGCGGCGCGGTCGGCGCGCTGACCGGCTTGCGCGGTGAGGTCGAGGCACAGGTGCGCCAGCAGTTCGAACGCATCCTCAGCCGGATGGACCTGGTCAGCCGGGAGGAGTTCGAGGCGGCCCGCGAGATGGCCGTCAAGGCCCGATCCGAGCAGGAGGACCTGGCGGACCGGGTGACCGCGCTGGAAGCCCTGGTCGCGACCCTGCTCGCCGAACGCGAGCTGGCCCACGAGACGGCCGCCCCGAAACGCCCGGCCGGCGGCCATGCCGCCAAGCCCGCGGCGGACGAGGCGGGGGAGCTTAGGCCCGGTTCCGCTTCCGGCGGCGCCTGA
- a CDS encoding type III secretion system chaperone family protein: MSAVAVEETPTSTLNPLDIVEEIVVANEWPFDRSNEDELIVEIAARWCDYRLYFVWQGEVSAMQFSCQFDMKATKARRHELNELLSEVNAKMWLGHFDVCPDEHTPMFRHTTLLRGAPRASVEQMEDLVEIALMECERFYPAFQFVISGGKSASEAVTAAILDTVGEA, encoded by the coding sequence ATGTCGGCAGTCGCCGTCGAAGAAACGCCCACGTCAACGCTCAATCCGCTGGATATCGTCGAGGAGATCGTCGTCGCCAACGAGTGGCCGTTCGACCGTTCCAACGAGGATGAGCTGATCGTCGAGATCGCCGCGCGCTGGTGCGATTACCGCCTCTATTTCGTCTGGCAGGGCGAGGTGAGCGCGATGCAGTTCTCCTGCCAGTTCGACATGAAGGCGACCAAGGCCCGCCGGCACGAGCTCAACGAGCTGCTGTCGGAGGTCAATGCCAAGATGTGGCTTGGCCATTTCGACGTCTGCCCCGACGAGCACACCCCCATGTTCCGCCACACGACGCTGCTGCGCGGCGCCCCGCGGGCGAGCGTCGAGCAGATGGAGGACCTGGTCGAGATCGCCCTGATGGAGTGCGAGCGCTTCTATCCCGCCTTCCAGTTCGTCATCTCCGGCGGCAAGTCGGCGTCGGAAGCCGTCACCGCGGCCATCCTGGACACGGTGGGGGAGGCCTGA